One genomic segment of Methanothermobacter wolfeii includes these proteins:
- the map gene encoding type II methionyl aminopeptidase → MISSYLKAGKIVSKVRDDASKLIKDGMPVLELVNHVEGSIRSEGSEPAFPCNVSINDVTAHYTSPPGDKTLIKEGDLVKLDLGAHVDGFIADTAITVAVGDADERCYVMMDAAREALEDALATIRAGVEVGEIGRVIEEKIHSHGMKPVANLTGHSMDRWILHSGLSIPNITERNPHLLEEGDVLAIEPFATDGVGLVTDMPETHIFRFLRDRPLRLVHARRVLGRIKEEYHALPFAQRWLEEYFEPKRLNASMRMLIQSRAIYPYHVLREKSGALVAQWEHTVIVEKDGCTVITE, encoded by the coding sequence ATGATCAGTTCATATCTGAAGGCAGGTAAAATAGTTTCAAAGGTCCGTGACGATGCCTCAAAGCTCATAAAGGATGGTATGCCGGTACTGGAGCTGGTGAACCATGTTGAGGGTTCTATAAGAAGTGAGGGTTCCGAACCGGCATTCCCCTGTAACGTCTCAATTAACGATGTGACCGCCCACTATACATCACCACCGGGAGATAAAACCCTGATAAAGGAAGGTGACCTTGTTAAGCTGGACCTTGGTGCCCATGTTGATGGATTCATAGCCGATACTGCAATCACGGTTGCTGTTGGTGATGCAGATGAAAGGTGCTACGTCATGATGGATGCTGCCAGGGAGGCCCTCGAGGATGCCTTGGCCACTATAAGGGCTGGGGTTGAGGTTGGTGAAATAGGGAGGGTTATTGAGGAGAAAATACACTCCCATGGAATGAAACCCGTTGCAAACCTCACAGGGCACAGCATGGACCGGTGGATACTTCATTCAGGCCTTTCAATTCCGAATATAACGGAAAGAAATCCGCATCTCCTTGAGGAGGGTGATGTCCTTGCAATCGAACCCTTTGCAACGGATGGTGTTGGTCTTGTAACGGACATGCCCGAGACACATATCTTCCGTTTCCTGAGGGACCGTCCGCTGAGGCTTGTCCATGCAAGGAGGGTGCTTGGCAGGATCAAGGAGGAGTATCATGCCCTTCCCTTTGCCCAGAGGTGGCTTGAGGAATACTTTGAACCAAAAAGGCTCAATGCATCCATGAGGATGTTAATTCAGTCAAGGGCAATCTACCCCTACCATGTCCTGAGGGAGAAAAGCGGTGCCCTGGTCGCCCAGTGGGAGCACACCGTTATCGTTGAAAAGGATGGCTGTACCGTGATCACAGAATAA
- the frhB gene encoding coenzyme F420 hydrogenase subunit beta — translation MVLGTYKEIVSARSTDREIQKLAQDGGIVTGLLAYALDERIIEGAVVAGPGEEFWKPQPMVAMTSDELKAAAGTKYTFSPNVMMLKKAVRQYGIEKLGTVAIPCQTMGIRKTQTYPFGVRFLADKIKLLVGIYCMENFPYTSLQTFICEKLGISMELVEKMDIGKGKFWVYTQDDVLTLPLKETHGYEQAGCKICKDYVAELADVSTGSVGSPDGWSTVITRTDAGDSIFKQAVEAGLFETKPIEEVKPGLGLLEKLAAQKKEKAEKNIAARKEMGLPTPF, via the coding sequence ATGGTTTTAGGTACTTACAAGGAGATAGTTTCCGCCAGGTCAACAGATAGGGAGATTCAGAAACTTGCCCAGGACGGAGGGATAGTTACAGGTCTTCTTGCATACGCTCTGGATGAAAGGATAATTGAAGGAGCAGTCGTTGCAGGGCCAGGTGAAGAGTTCTGGAAACCACAGCCAATGGTTGCAATGACATCAGATGAACTCAAGGCCGCTGCAGGCACCAAGTACACATTCTCACCAAACGTGATGATGCTCAAGAAGGCCGTGAGACAGTACGGTATAGAGAAGCTTGGTACAGTAGCCATACCATGCCAGACAATGGGTATAAGGAAAACCCAGACCTACCCATTCGGTGTAAGGTTCCTTGCAGATAAGATAAAACTCCTGGTTGGTATCTACTGTATGGAGAACTTCCCCTACACATCACTCCAGACCTTTATCTGTGAAAAACTTGGAATCAGCATGGAACTGGTTGAGAAGATGGACATAGGTAAAGGAAAGTTCTGGGTCTACACCCAGGATGATGTCCTGACCCTCCCTCTCAAGGAGACCCATGGATACGAACAGGCCGGGTGTAAGATCTGTAAGGACTACGTCGCTGAACTGGCAGATGTATCAACAGGTTCCGTTGGATCACCGGATGGATGGTCCACAGTGATAACAAGGACCGATGCAGGGGATTCAATATTCAAACAGGCAGTTGAGGCAGGACTCTTTGAAACAAAACCAATAGAGGAAGTTAAACCAGGGCTTGGACTTCTTGAGAAACTCGCTGCCCAGAAGAAGGAGAAAGCAGAAAAGAACATCGCCGCAAGAAAGGAGATGGGATTACCAACACCCTTCTGA
- the frhG gene encoding coenzyme F420 hydrogenase subunit gamma → MSLIARIKRFLGLEAEAKGEKPEKEESEPVGASKEEVEKVAEENAKPRIGYIHLSGCTGDAMSLTENYDILAELLTNMVDIVYGQTLVDLWEMPEMDLALVEGSVCLQDEHSLHELKELREKAKLVCAFGSCAATGCFTRYSRGGQQAQPSHESFVPIADLIDVDLALPGCPPSPEIIAKTVVALLNNDMDYLQPMLDLAGYTEACGCDLQTKVVNQGLCIGCGTCAMACQTRALDMTNGRPELNSDRCIKCGICYVQCPRSWWPEEQIKKELGL, encoded by the coding sequence ATGAGTTTAATCGCCCGAATCAAAAGATTTTTAGGATTGGAGGCTGAAGCTAAAGGGGAAAAACCTGAAAAGGAAGAATCTGAACCTGTTGGAGCTTCAAAAGAGGAGGTTGAGAAAGTGGCTGAAGAAAATGCAAAACCAAGAATAGGATACATCCACCTGAGCGGATGTACCGGAGATGCTATGTCGTTAACTGAAAACTACGACATTCTCGCGGAATTACTCACCAATATGGTAGATATCGTTTATGGACAGACCCTCGTGGATCTCTGGGAGATGCCAGAGATGGACCTTGCACTGGTTGAGGGTTCTGTCTGTCTGCAGGACGAGCACAGCCTGCACGAACTCAAGGAACTCAGGGAGAAGGCTAAACTTGTCTGTGCCTTCGGGTCATGTGCAGCTACAGGCTGTTTCACAAGGTACTCAAGGGGTGGACAGCAGGCACAGCCATCACACGAGTCCTTTGTGCCAATAGCTGATCTCATAGACGTGGACCTTGCACTGCCAGGCTGCCCGCCATCACCTGAGATCATAGCAAAGACGGTTGTGGCACTGCTTAACAATGATATGGACTACCTGCAGCCAATGCTGGACCTTGCAGGATACACAGAGGCATGCGGATGCGACCTGCAGACAAAGGTTGTTAACCAGGGCCTCTGTATCGGGTGTGGAACATGTGCAATGGCCTGCCAGACAAGGGCCCTTGACATGACCAACGGAAGGCCGGAACTTAACAGTGACCGCTGCATAAAATGTGGAATCTGCTATGTGCAGTGCCCAAGGAGCTGGTGGCCTGAAGAACAGATTAAAAAGGAGTTAGGGCTATAG
- the frhD gene encoding coenzyme F420-reducing hydrogenase, FrhD protein: MPYDAEILVVGCGNILFKDDGFGPEVIKGLEEYFKDREKPDNVMFIDAGTGGPHFVFSLPHEQWKKMIVVDVVEFNAEPGTLRKFDVTEIPKGSYENMHTWPVSQPLHELSERIDVVVIGCKPGEVSAPNVEMGLTPPVKEAVPRAIQMILKEIGVSK; the protein is encoded by the coding sequence ATGCCATACGACGCTGAGATTCTAGTGGTGGGCTGTGGAAACATCCTTTTCAAGGACGATGGATTCGGCCCGGAAGTTATCAAAGGCCTTGAAGAATACTTCAAGGATAGGGAAAAACCAGATAATGTAATGTTCATTGATGCTGGGACTGGCGGTCCGCACTTCGTCTTCTCACTTCCACATGAGCAGTGGAAGAAGATGATAGTGGTGGATGTTGTTGAATTCAATGCGGAACCAGGGACCCTCAGAAAATTCGATGTAACCGAGATTCCGAAGGGATCCTATGAAAACATGCATACATGGCCAGTGAGCCAGCCCCTCCATGAACTCAGTGAAAGGATTGATGTTGTGGTAATAGGATGTAAACCAGGGGAAGTATCAGCACCCAATGTTGAGATGGGCCTCACACCCCCGGTTAAAGAGGCTGTTCCCAGGGCCATTCAGATGATTTTAAAGGAGATCGGGGTTTCTAAATGA
- the frhA gene encoding coenzyme F420 hydrogenase subunit alpha — MSERIVISPTSRQEGHAELVMEVDDEGIVTKGRYFSITPVRGLEKIVTGKAPETAPVIVQRICGVCPIPHTLASVEAIDDSLDIEVPKAGRLLRELTLAAHHVNSHAIHQFLIAPDFVPENLMADAINSVSEIRKNAQYVVDMVAGEGIHPSDVRIGGMADNITELARKRLYARLKQLKPKLDEHVELMIGLIEDKGLPKGLGVHNQPTLASHQIYGDRTKFDLDRFTEVMPESWYDDPEIAKRACSTIPLYDGRNVEVGPRARMVEFQGFKERGVVAQHVARALEMKTALARAIEILDELDTSAPVRAEFDERGTGKLGVGAIEGPRGLDVHMAKVENGKIQFYSALVPTTWNIPTMGPATEGFHHEYGPHVIRAYDPCLSCATHVMVVDDEDRSVIKDEMVRL; from the coding sequence TTGAGCGAAAGGATTGTTATATCGCCGACATCACGACAAGAAGGACATGCAGAACTTGTCATGGAAGTCGATGATGAGGGAATAGTGACAAAGGGGCGATACTTCAGTATTACTCCTGTCAGGGGCCTGGAGAAGATAGTAACAGGAAAAGCACCTGAAACAGCACCTGTTATTGTCCAGAGGATATGTGGAGTATGCCCGATACCACACACACTTGCTTCAGTTGAGGCAATCGACGACTCCCTTGACATTGAAGTTCCAAAGGCAGGAAGACTTCTGAGGGAACTTACACTGGCAGCACACCATGTAAACAGCCATGCCATACATCAATTCCTTATAGCACCAGACTTCGTACCTGAAAACCTCATGGCAGATGCAATAAATTCAGTTTCAGAAATAAGGAAGAACGCCCAGTACGTAGTTGACATGGTTGCAGGTGAAGGTATACACCCCTCTGATGTCAGGATAGGGGGAATGGCCGATAACATAACCGAACTTGCAAGGAAAAGACTCTACGCAAGGCTCAAGCAGCTCAAACCAAAACTTGACGAGCACGTTGAACTCATGATAGGACTCATAGAGGATAAGGGCCTTCCAAAGGGTCTTGGAGTCCACAACCAGCCAACCCTTGCAAGCCATCAGATATACGGTGACAGGACAAAATTCGACCTGGACAGATTCACAGAGGTAATGCCTGAAAGCTGGTACGATGACCCTGAAATAGCCAAAAGGGCATGCTCAACAATACCACTATATGATGGAAGGAACGTTGAGGTAGGTCCAAGGGCAAGGATGGTGGAATTCCAGGGGTTCAAGGAAAGAGGTGTTGTTGCACAGCACGTTGCAAGGGCACTTGAAATGAAAACAGCACTTGCAAGGGCCATCGAGATACTTGATGAACTTGACACATCAGCCCCGGTCAGGGCAGAGTTTGATGAGAGGGGAACAGGAAAACTTGGTGTGGGTGCAATTGAAGGTCCAAGGGGACTTGACGTCCACATGGCAAAGGTTGAAAACGGTAAGATCCAGTTCTACAGTGCACTTGTCCCAACAACCTGGAACATACCAACCATGGGACCAGCAACAGAGGGCTTCCACCATGAATATGGACCACACGTTATCCGCGCATACGACCCCTGTCTATCATGCGCCACCCACGTGATGGTTGTTGATGATGAGGACAGATCAGTAATCAAGGATGAAATGGTCAGACTCTAA
- a CDS encoding PepSY domain-containing protein encodes MINSKILASVAIVLIIGAVAAGYQVSQNSESLWKFTNPQGSSNPNPSEESSVHSESPSTSSEMTGEGSGDAGGDSGMNVKVSSSEAKKIAQSYIKQEGAVAGAPRLVKMNGKTVYLVPIEMNGKTVGEIYIDPITGKNLGGAGGAP; translated from the coding sequence ATGATAAACTCAAAAATTCTAGCATCAGTGGCAATAGTCCTGATAATTGGAGCCGTTGCTGCAGGTTATCAGGTGAGTCAGAATTCCGAGTCGCTCTGGAAATTCACGAACCCCCAGGGTAGCTCAAACCCGAACCCATCAGAAGAGTCCAGTGTTCACAGCGAATCACCCTCCACTTCATCAGAGATGACCGGAGAAGGTTCAGGTGATGCAGGTGGTGATTCAGGTATGAATGTGAAGGTGTCCTCCTCTGAAGCAAAGAAAATTGCTCAGAGTTACATCAAACAGGAGGGTGCGGTGGCAGGGGCCCCCAGACTTGTTAAGATGAATGGAAAAACAGTTTATCTTGTCCCCATCGAAATGAATGGTAAAACTGTAGGTGAAATCTACATCGACCCTATAACAGGTAAGAACCTTGGAGGGGCTGGTGGTGCTCCATGA
- a CDS encoding proteasome assembly chaperone family protein yields MIETKTECCTIYSEDVEDAVVLEGSPGVGLIGNIVGWLLVEDLKMREIGYIDSKYFPPLAVLYRGVAIHPFRIYEGEGIVLFLSDFILPPTVVYDMTNAIVEWMERNRSHELITFNSMVVREKSQPVAGAGNSQDVIQRLADLGIPIVPFGNLNGISGTLLTRCAVRDIPASCLFAEILNPYPDPRAAAAVVDVLNSMLGTSIDPEPLLQEAQAIESRLKKLAETVQGEVETPIYM; encoded by the coding sequence ATGATTGAAACAAAAACAGAGTGTTGTACAATCTATTCAGAGGATGTGGAGGATGCCGTTGTACTTGAAGGTTCCCCTGGCGTCGGCCTTATAGGCAACATAGTGGGCTGGCTCCTTGTTGAGGATCTTAAAATGAGGGAAATAGGCTACATTGATTCAAAGTACTTCCCGCCGCTGGCCGTTCTCTACAGGGGGGTTGCAATACACCCCTTCAGGATATATGAGGGTGAGGGGATAGTTCTATTCCTTTCAGACTTCATACTCCCCCCTACAGTGGTCTATGATATGACAAATGCCATCGTGGAGTGGATGGAGAGGAACAGGAGCCACGAACTGATAACATTCAACAGCATGGTTGTCAGGGAAAAGTCCCAGCCTGTTGCAGGTGCAGGTAACAGCCAGGATGTCATTCAGAGGCTCGCTGATCTTGGCATTCCAATAGTGCCCTTCGGCAACCTTAACGGAATCTCAGGCACGCTCCTTACAAGGTGTGCGGTCAGGGATATACCTGCATCCTGTCTCTTTGCAGAAATACTCAACCCCTACCCTGATCCAAGGGCAGCTGCAGCTGTTGTTGATGTCCTCAACAGCATGCTCGGTACCAGTATTGACCCTGAACCACTCCTTCAGGAGGCCCAGGCAATAGAATCCAGACTTAAAAAGCTTGCAGAGACCGTCCAGGGAGAGGTGGAAACACCCATATACATGTAA
- a CDS encoding TIGR00375 family protein, translated as MIVNADLHIHSCFSRATSRNMVVENIAPQARFKGLQVVGTGDALHPGWRKMIAEGTRYLGDGVYQRGDCSFIITAEVEDSRRVHHMLILPSLEAAEEIAERMIQGTPSDGRPRVRLDGAGIIDLVHEYDGLAGPSHAFTPWTSMYKSYDSYMDCYGVKPDFLELGLSADTDMADKIAELEDIPFLTNSDAHSPWPHRLGREFNQLEMDDVSFTSLKRCILKKRITANYGLDPRLGKYHMTACTRCHRIYEPEEALGMNMKCPCGGKIKKGVDYRIYELSSWDEPRHPPHRPPYVHLMPLAEIIAMKHGKGVKTKFVQGIWQGLVDEFGTEIDVLLNAPLDGIASIDGEVAAAVRAFRDGSLIVIPGGGGRYGEIRFPAETLDAYFSR; from the coding sequence ATGATTGTCAATGCCGACCTCCATATTCACAGCTGTTTTTCAAGGGCAACGTCCCGTAATATGGTTGTAGAGAACATAGCCCCCCAGGCACGGTTCAAGGGTCTTCAGGTGGTGGGGACGGGTGACGCCCTTCACCCTGGATGGAGGAAGATGATAGCTGAGGGCACCCGTTACCTTGGGGATGGTGTTTACCAGAGGGGGGACTGCAGTTTCATAATAACAGCTGAGGTTGAGGATTCAAGGAGGGTCCATCACATGCTTATCCTCCCATCCCTTGAGGCTGCAGAGGAAATCGCTGAGAGGATGATCCAGGGAACCCCCTCGGATGGGAGGCCAAGGGTAAGGCTGGACGGCGCCGGTATAATTGACCTTGTACATGAATATGATGGCCTTGCAGGACCTTCACATGCCTTCACACCATGGACGAGCATGTACAAGTCCTATGATAGCTATATGGACTGTTACGGTGTGAAGCCGGACTTCCTTGAACTTGGACTTTCTGCTGATACAGATATGGCTGATAAGATAGCAGAACTTGAGGATATACCCTTCCTTACAAATTCAGATGCACATTCACCGTGGCCTCACCGCCTTGGAAGGGAGTTCAATCAGCTTGAAATGGATGATGTGTCATTCACTTCACTCAAAAGGTGCATACTGAAGAAGAGGATCACAGCAAATTATGGCCTGGACCCGCGCCTCGGCAAGTATCATATGACTGCCTGCACAAGGTGCCACAGGATCTATGAGCCAGAAGAGGCACTTGGTATGAACATGAAGTGTCCCTGCGGCGGTAAAATCAAGAAGGGTGTTGATTACCGCATCTATGAACTTTCCTCATGGGATGAACCCCGCCATCCTCCCCACAGACCACCCTATGTGCATCTCATGCCCCTTGCTGAGATAATAGCCATGAAACATGGTAAGGGGGTTAAAACAAAATTTGTCCAGGGCATATGGCAGGGGCTGGTGGATGAGTTCGGCACGGAGATAGACGTACTCCTTAATGCCCCCCTTGATGGCATCGCCTCTATTGATGGGGAGGTTGCTGCTGCAGTGAGGGCCTTCCGTGATGGATCCCTTATTGTGATCCCTGGCGGCGGCGGAAGGTATGGTGAGATAAGGTTCCCTGCTGAAACCCTCGATGCCTACTTCAGCAGGTAG